Proteins encoded within one genomic window of Fibrobacter sp. UWR4:
- a CDS encoding UbiX family flavin prenyltransferase has protein sequence MGRFILGVTGASGAIYATRTAMYLKDLGHHVTALVTAPGRDVVAYEGQTALYDYCDVLPDVNDFFAECASGSADYAGMAVVPCSMGTLGRIANGTSDNLLVRSADVCLKERRSLVIVPREMPYNLIHLENMERLTRAGAVVIAASPQFYSKPSSMEELVDTVVVKVLKHLGVDAADLAKIVEPWKKADV, from the coding sequence GTGGGCCGTTTTATTCTTGGCGTAACAGGGGCAAGCGGGGCGATTTACGCCACGCGAACTGCCATGTACCTGAAGGACCTGGGCCATCATGTAACGGCCTTGGTGACGGCTCCTGGCCGCGATGTGGTGGCCTATGAAGGTCAGACGGCCTTGTATGACTATTGCGATGTGCTGCCGGATGTCAATGACTTCTTTGCGGAATGTGCCAGCGGGAGCGCGGATTACGCAGGCATGGCCGTAGTGCCTTGCTCCATGGGAACTTTAGGACGTATCGCTAACGGTACTTCCGATAACTTGCTTGTACGATCTGCGGATGTGTGTCTTAAGGAACGTCGTTCCCTGGTGATTGTGCCTCGTGAAATGCCTTACAACTTGATCCACCTGGAAAATATGGAACGTCTGACAAGGGCTGGGGCCGTGGTGATTGCGGCTAGTCCCCAGTTCTATAGCAAGCCTTCCTCTATGGAGGAACTGGTGGATACGGTGGTGGTGAAGGTGCTGAAGCACTTGGGCGTGGATGCTGCTGACTTGGCGAAGATTGTGGAACCCTGGAAGAAAGCTGATGTTTAA
- a CDS encoding 4-hydroxybenzoate octaprenyltransferase has translation MFKKIQEFGHLVRLSHSLFAMPFAIGSMWVAANGFRDMPAMEIVRIVGLIVLCMVTARNSAMSFNRIADADIDAKNPRTAKRHLPDGRLSKKSVIAFLAINGVLFVVFAALLQPLAGLLALPVWLLLLSYSYWKRFSWLCHWFLGFAIGMSPLGAWIAVRGEFAVFPIFLLVILMLWMGGFDIIYATQDEEIDRQMGLHSVPARFGRKRSLQIAFWSHVAMLALCVAFGLVWNMGAPWWVVTGLMTAAICYIHLFRKSDDLDAMNRDFFLANVAISALVMVGLIVWMIMGGDVNVLF, from the coding sequence ATGTTTAAGAAAATTCAAGAATTTGGTCACCTGGTTCGTTTGAGCCACTCCTTGTTTGCCATGCCCTTTGCCATTGGCTCCATGTGGGTTGCGGCCAATGGTTTTCGTGACATGCCCGCCATGGAAATTGTCCGCATTGTCGGGCTGATTGTTCTGTGCATGGTGACGGCCCGCAATAGCGCCATGAGTTTCAATCGCATTGCGGATGCGGATATCGATGCGAAGAATCCTCGCACGGCAAAACGCCATCTTCCCGATGGTCGACTGAGCAAGAAATCCGTTATCGCTTTCCTTGCCATAAATGGCGTGCTGTTCGTTGTATTTGCAGCCTTGCTGCAGCCGCTGGCAGGTCTCCTTGCCCTTCCCGTGTGGCTGCTGTTGCTGTCCTATTCCTACTGGAAACGCTTTAGCTGGCTTTGCCATTGGTTCCTGGGTTTCGCTATCGGTATGAGCCCTCTGGGGGCCTGGATTGCCGTGCGCGGGGAGTTTGCTGTTTTCCCTATTTTCCTGTTGGTGATTCTGATGCTCTGGATGGGCGGTTTCGATATTATCTATGCCACTCAGGACGAAGAAATCGATCGTCAGATGGGGCTCCATTCCGTGCCGGCCCGCTTTGGCCGCAAGCGTTCCTTGCAGATTGCCTTCTGGAGTCATGTGGCCATGCTTGCTCTCTGTGTGGCCTTTGGCTTGGTATGGAACATGGGGGCACCCTGGTGGGTGGTAACTGGCCTTATGACCGCCGCAATTTGCTACATCCACTTGTTTAGAAAGTCCGACGATCTGGATGCCATGAATAGGGATTTCTTTTTGGCAAACGTGGCCATTAGCGCCCTTGTGATGGTGGGCCTGATTGTATGGATGATTATGGGAGGAGACGTCAATGTCCTTTTCTGA
- a CDS encoding biotin--[acetyl-CoA-carboxylase] ligase, whose translation MFTPEKDFDHWNLSGFASAPAQLFKTIESTHSLMKQQAVTGAIQPGTLFVADSQSAGRGRHERTWASPEGKNLYFNILIPLDGIPLNVTPQITQVAALTFAEVFRDLQGPGETRVTVKWPNDILFGKSKFCGILAEIVFQKGKPALNMGVGINVNSDPQDYAFLDRDVTTLKAIAGRTINREKLLQTLIGNLERAVGQFKAFGISPWVAAWKKMDQFIGARGTIVVNNRCTDENRNSGEGATKKSGRILDMQPDGSLLFQTDDGEVQTVYSADLEI comes from the coding sequence ATGTTCACTCCGGAAAAAGATTTCGACCACTGGAACCTTTCGGGATTTGCAAGCGCTCCCGCCCAATTATTCAAGACCATCGAAAGCACCCATAGCCTGATGAAACAGCAGGCTGTGACAGGCGCTATCCAGCCGGGCACGCTCTTTGTAGCAGATAGCCAGAGCGCGGGCCGTGGCAGGCACGAACGTACCTGGGCCTCCCCCGAAGGGAAGAACCTCTATTTCAACATCCTGATTCCGCTGGATGGCATTCCCCTGAACGTCACCCCGCAAATCACTCAGGTAGCGGCCCTGACTTTCGCTGAAGTTTTCCGCGACCTGCAAGGTCCAGGCGAAACTCGCGTCACGGTAAAATGGCCCAACGACATCCTCTTCGGGAAAAGCAAGTTCTGCGGCATCCTGGCGGAAATCGTCTTCCAGAAGGGAAAGCCCGCCCTCAACATGGGCGTAGGCATTAACGTCAATAGCGACCCGCAGGACTACGCTTTCCTCGATCGTGACGTCACCACCCTGAAAGCCATTGCGGGCCGCACCATCAACCGCGAAAAGCTCCTCCAGACTCTCATCGGGAATCTGGAACGTGCCGTAGGACAGTTCAAGGCATTTGGAATTTCCCCGTGGGTGGCCGCCTGGAAAAAGATGGACCAGTTCATCGGCGCCCGCGGAACCATCGTCGTCAACAATCGTTGTACGGACGAGAACCGCAATAGTGGCGAAGGCGCCACAAAAAAATCGGGCCGCATTCTGGATATGCAACCCGATGGAAGCCTGCTGTTCCAGACCGATGATGGAGAAGTACAGACCGTCTACTCCGCGGACCTGGAAATCTAG
- the tsaD gene encoding tRNA (adenosine(37)-N6)-threonylcarbamoyltransferase complex transferase subunit TsaD produces the protein MIWLGIESSCDETACAILQDEPLKVLSNPLYSQIDEHALYGGVVPEIAARAHLQKIVPVAEAAVKEAGIKMEDIDAIAYTTGPGLMGPLLVGASFAKGLARDLNIPAYGMNHLEGHLAAAWLSNPDIEPPFLTLTVSGGHTELVLEEPGFKYTSIGRTRDDAAGEAFDKCGKLLGLKYPAGATISRLGANGNRKFVEFPRALRGHDNCEFSFSGLKTAVLRYTETHDPEYIQANLGDICASLEDAIVDSLVTKTINALKLTKMKTLVMGGGVSANAWLRTRLQDYCGKHGIRFCIPDRSLSTDNGAMIAAAAIRRVRQNKLTSVDVVKPWMPLAL, from the coding sequence ATGATTTGGCTTGGAATTGAATCCAGCTGTGACGAAACCGCCTGCGCCATCCTGCAGGATGAACCCCTCAAGGTCCTTTCCAACCCGCTTTACAGCCAGATCGACGAACACGCCCTCTATGGCGGTGTAGTTCCCGAAATCGCAGCCCGTGCCCACCTGCAAAAGATAGTCCCTGTGGCAGAAGCGGCCGTTAAGGAAGCGGGCATCAAGATGGAAGACATCGATGCCATCGCCTATACCACGGGCCCAGGCCTTATGGGACCGCTTCTGGTAGGAGCAAGTTTTGCCAAGGGTCTTGCTAGAGATTTGAACATCCCTGCCTACGGCATGAACCATCTGGAGGGTCACCTTGCAGCTGCATGGCTCAGTAATCCGGATATCGAGCCCCCGTTCCTGACGCTTACCGTTTCTGGTGGCCACACAGAGCTGGTACTGGAAGAACCTGGATTCAAGTATACAAGCATTGGACGTACCCGCGACGACGCCGCTGGCGAAGCCTTTGACAAATGCGGTAAGCTGCTGGGACTCAAGTATCCCGCAGGCGCCACCATCAGCCGTCTCGGAGCCAACGGCAATCGCAAGTTTGTAGAATTCCCCCGCGCACTCCGTGGTCATGACAACTGCGAATTTTCCTTCAGTGGCCTGAAGACTGCAGTTCTCCGCTACACGGAAACTCACGATCCGGAATACATTCAGGCAAACCTGGGCGATATCTGCGCCTCACTGGAAGACGCCATCGTGGACAGCCTGGTGACCAAGACCATCAACGCACTAAAGCTCACCAAGATGAAGACCTTGGTCATGGGCGGTGGTGTAAGCGCCAACGCCTGGCTCCGCACTCGCCTGCAGGATTACTGCGGCAAGCATGGAATACGTTTCTGCATTCCCGACCGTAGTTTAAGTACCGATAACGGTGCCATGATCGCCGCAGCAGCAATCCGTCGCGTCAGACAGAACAAACTAACATCCGTGGACGTAGTCAAGCCCTGGATGCCCCTGGCTCTGTAA
- a CDS encoding YbbR-like domain-containing protein, whose protein sequence is MGNIALKITALLFGIAIWFIVISRQDYQLVLEVPLNFVKLPETMAIASKPPHSIHITVEGKTWDLIRLHRDISKGNTNAVAMVVDLQKAELGAIRIHLDQKNFSAPGYANVKFVEPENRVLFIDLDLDTRIVRNVPVRANATINAAQGYLLADEPKIIPEEIQVSGARNALARIIDIPTDSTTFDTLKDSKVFTVPLNFESFPGFVSPSDSSVKISVNIQKMASKVFKRVPVALIGFYDRNIYSLSPDTVSVEITGGEQVLDSITKDHIELIMEFNRFAIEDADSLPPTTKLTLPSSVNREKSIKAIELKPDKVYLKKKEEKVEPKAEAVEEADQ, encoded by the coding sequence ATGGGAAACATCGCATTAAAGATAACAGCACTGCTTTTTGGCATCGCAATCTGGTTTATCGTGATTTCACGACAGGATTATCAGTTGGTCCTGGAAGTTCCGCTGAACTTTGTAAAGCTTCCCGAAACAATGGCTATCGCCTCCAAGCCGCCCCACTCCATTCACATTACCGTGGAAGGCAAGACCTGGGACTTGATTCGTCTCCATCGCGATATTTCCAAGGGCAATACAAATGCCGTCGCCATGGTAGTAGACCTCCAGAAAGCCGAACTTGGGGCAATCCGTATACATCTGGACCAAAAGAACTTCTCCGCTCCCGGCTACGCTAACGTAAAGTTTGTAGAACCCGAAAATCGAGTGTTGTTCATAGACCTGGATCTGGACACCCGAATCGTCCGTAACGTCCCTGTCAGGGCAAATGCCACTATTAACGCTGCCCAGGGATACCTGCTAGCCGACGAACCGAAAATTATCCCTGAAGAAATCCAGGTATCCGGTGCCCGCAACGCTCTAGCAAGAATCATCGACATCCCCACGGACTCCACGACCTTCGATACCCTCAAGGATAGTAAGGTCTTTACGGTCCCCCTGAATTTTGAATCTTTCCCGGGATTTGTTTCTCCCAGCGATTCCAGCGTCAAGATTTCCGTCAACATCCAGAAAATGGCTTCCAAGGTTTTCAAACGCGTCCCGGTCGCCCTCATCGGCTTCTACGACCGTAACATCTACAGCCTTTCTCCGGACACCGTCTCTGTAGAAATTACCGGCGGTGAACAGGTTCTGGATTCCATCACCAAGGATCATATCGAACTCATCATGGAGTTCAACCGTTTCGCTATCGAAGACGCAGACAGCCTTCCCCCCACAACAAAGTTGACTTTACCTTCTTCCGTCAATCGGGAAAAATCCATCAAGGCTATTGAACTTAAACCGGACAAGGTTTACCTGAAGAAGAAGGAAGAAAAAGTGGAGCCTAAAGCAGAAGCCGTCGAGGAGGCAGATCAATGA
- a CDS encoding ABC transporter permease produces the protein MRLLDTEKNLYAVEAFLPDDIPADSIKAVQQRLEHHKYVDSVSFISADSALRDFRSHFSAEMLDLVEGNPLPPYFRMTVKEENQNPGDLAVLVNALSSEDYFEEVQAPVDWVEKIAAWKFKMIFWPICISILLLITLSLIICNSVRLSLLSRKLLVENMKYAGGSYFFIEFPFVMQGVIQGFLGSGFAVVLLFASIRSLTQSLPIVDVYAQGAGFVFVAVILLVTILSGYFSFSTVRRFLNVKRSEQD, from the coding sequence ATGCGGCTTCTGGACACGGAGAAAAATCTCTATGCGGTGGAAGCTTTTTTGCCGGATGATATTCCTGCAGACTCCATCAAGGCTGTTCAGCAGAGGCTTGAACACCACAAGTATGTGGACTCCGTATCCTTCATCAGTGCGGACTCCGCCCTGAGAGATTTTAGAAGTCATTTTTCCGCTGAAATGCTGGACCTGGTGGAAGGAAATCCCTTGCCGCCTTATTTCCGCATGACCGTTAAGGAAGAAAATCAAAACCCTGGGGACTTGGCGGTTCTTGTAAACGCCCTGTCCAGTGAGGATTATTTTGAGGAAGTCCAGGCTCCCGTAGATTGGGTGGAAAAGATTGCCGCCTGGAAATTCAAGATGATTTTCTGGCCCATTTGCATTAGTATCCTTTTGCTAATTACCCTATCCCTGATTATTTGCAATTCTGTACGTCTTTCCTTGCTTTCAAGAAAGTTGCTGGTGGAAAATATGAAATACGCTGGCGGAAGCTATTTCTTCATCGAATTTCCTTTTGTCATGCAGGGGGTAATCCAGGGTTTTTTAGGAAGTGGTTTTGCAGTTGTCCTGCTGTTTGCTTCCATCCGATCCTTGACCCAGTCCTTGCCCATCGTTGATGTTTATGCCCAGGGGGCAGGCTTTGTCTTTGTCGCTGTAATCTTGCTGGTCACAATCCTTTCCGGCTATTTCAGTTTCAGCACGGTGCGTAGGTTCCTGAATGTCAAACGTAGTGAACAGGACTAA